The nucleotide sequence GCGTACGAGCAGACGATCGACACCCTCGGGCTCACTCCGTCCAACATCAAACGCGTTGTCGACACCGCCTTGAGCCTGGACCGCCAGCAGGAGCTCACCGCTGTGCGCAAAACCGACGCACTCACCCTGGACGGAGTCGCCGACACGGGCGAACTCGACCTGTCCGGCGCCCTGTTCACCGTGCCCCCGCTGACCGGCACCTGGGAGCGGGCAACCCGCGGACTCGCCCACAAGCTGCGGCCCGACGAGCAGCGCCCCGTCACCTTCGACGCACGCGTCGCTGCTGAGGGCCGCGACGACGTCGTCCTGGCCCACCTCGGCCACCCGCTCGTCGACCGTTCGCTTCGCCTGCTCCGCGCCGCGGTGTGGCAGGCGGACGTCGTGGGCCTGCACCGCGTCGCCGCGGTGGTGAGCGACGATCCGGCGCTGGAGACCACCCTGGTCAGTGCTTACGCCCGGTATGTTCTGGTGGGCGCGGACGGCATTCGCCTGCATGAGGAAATCCTGTATGCGGGCGGCTGGTTCGGTGACACCGGGCGCTTCCGTCGATGGAACAGCGTCAACGCCCAGGGCAAGGTCCTGCACCGTGCCCTGACCGAGGGTGTCCAGGCCGCCGAGCACTTGCGTGCGGCGGTCGGCGACAGCTGGCACCGCTTGCAGGACCCCCTCTTCGATTCCCTCAAGGCGCGGGCCAGGGAGCGGCACGACGGCCTGCGGAACGCGCTCGCGCAGCGGCAGGAGGAAGAGGAGAAGCGCGTGCGGCATACCTTCGAGCGTTTCGCCGCCACGCTGCGCGACAAGCTGCGCGAGGAAGGCGACCGCGAGGGCGAGCAGTTCGCGCTGTTCGGCGAACGCGAGGCCAGCCCCGCCGAGTTGAAGCAGTATCAGGAGGACAAGGCGCGTTGGCGGGCGCGTCTGGACAGCCTCGACGGTGAGCGCGAACGCGAGTTGGCCGCGGTGGCCGACCGGTACCGCGAACAGCGCGACCACGTGTTCCCGGTGGCCGTCGTCTTCGTCATCCCGCGCAAGGAGGCCATGCGATGAGCCCGCGTCCCGGATCGGGTTCCCGCGCGGCCAGGGGCAACCCGGGGCTGGCGGCGGCGATCGCGAAGGCGAACGACCCGCGGCAGCATCACCTGGACTGGCTCGGACTCGTCCAGGTCACCGGGCCGTTCCTGACGCTGCCGGTGCTGTTGGACCACTTCAGTCCGCTGGACTCGGTGAGTGCGGACGAGCGCAAGCGGCTCCGAGCGGCACACACGGCCTGGCAGGCCGAGGCCGCGGCACAGGCGAACGCGACGGCCTCGGCCACGCCGAAGACGACCGAGCCTGCTGAGGAGAGCAACGCGCGCGGGGCGTGGATCGAGTACATCCTGCGCGAGCTGCTGGAGTGGGGAGACGCCCTGGCCCTGCGCGAGGGGGCAACCACGCGGGCGCGGAACGCCGAACGCGCCGAGGACGCGGTGCTTGACCGGTTCACGGTCGAGGTCCCCGAGCACCAGGCTGTCCTGCACGCGGACTTCGCGCTGGTCGAGCCGGGGGCCGAGCTGACCGCGGAGTCGGATGTCGCGGCGGCGGCCAAACGGGTGCGGGTGCTGGGGATGATCGTCCCGGAAGGCACCACGCCGACCGGGCGCGCGAAGGCCGACGCGGGAAGCGGCAATTGGCCGGCGAGCCCGGCCGACCGGCTGGCCAAGCTGCTGCGCGGCCACGGTGTGGACCTGGGTGTGGTGACCGACGGCCGCTGGTGGTGCCTGGTGTGGGCGCCGCTGGGCGGGGTCACGACGACCGTGGTGTTCGACAGCATCGGCTGGAACGAGCAGGCCGACCGGTACGCGGTGCGCGCCTGGGTCTCCTTGCTGCGGAGGTCGCGGTTCTTCGCGGTGGAGCCGGAGCGGATGCTCGTCCCGCTGCTTAAGAAGAGCCTGGACAACCAGGAGGAAGTCACCGACGCGCTGGGCGTGCAGGTGCGCCGGGCGGTCGAGTTGCTGGTGGACGCCATCGGGCGCGCGGACGCGGCGACGGTTCGGCGCGGCGGCGTCGGTCTGAAGGCGCAGGGGGTGTACGCCGAGGAGGTCTACCGGGGCGCGGTCGCGGTGATGATGCGCGTCGTGTTCCTGCTGTTCGCGGAGGAACGCGGGCTGCTCCCGGCCGACAACGAGCTGTACGCGCAGGCGTATTCGGCGGGACGGCTGTGCGCGGAGCTGGAGGCGCGGGCAGACGCGGAGGGCGAAAGTGCCCTGGACTACAGCCATGCCGCGTGGCACCGGCTCATCGCGCTGTTCCATGCCGTGTACGGGGGAGTCGACCACCCGGACTTGCACCTCCCGGCGTACGACGGCTCGATCTTCGACCCGACCCGGTACTGGTGGATGGAAGGTATGCCGAAGCCGGGGACCGAGGCCGACCCGGCCGACCCGGCGGACCCGGTGCCGCCGTTGCTGCCGATCGACGACCGCACGGTGTTGCACATGCTGGCGTCGGTGCAGTACGTGACGATCGGCGGGGACAAGAAGGCCAAATCCGCGCGGCAGTTGACGATCGAGGCGAACAAACGCAGCAAGAAGCAGGGGGAGCGGCGCAAGCTGTCGTTCCGGGCGCTGGACGTCGAGCAGATCGGCTATGTGTACGAGGGCTTGCTGTCGTACGACGGGCGGCGGGCGATCGACACCATGGTTGGTCTGATTGGGCCGCTCGGCAAAGAGAACGAGGTCTCGCTCGACGAACTGGAGGGCTTGGCCGCGCCGTTCGGCATCGGCAAGGCGGCCGATCCGGGTGTGACGGAGGACGTGAAGGGCTTCGCCAAAGCGGTGGTCGAGCGCTTCAAGGAGCCGAAGCCCGGGATCGGGACAGTCGGGGCGATCGAGAAGGCGCTCGCCCCGATGGACGAGGTCGAGCGCGCGGATGCACAGCGGCAGTTCTACGCCGCGTGCCGGGATTTGACGGTAGCCGGCCGCTTGGTGCCGTTCTTCGGCCTGATCCGCGCGGACCTGCGGGGATATCCGACAGTGATGAACGCCGGGGCGTTGTACGTCGGAGAGTCGCCGCTGCGGAAGAACACGGGGACGCACTACACGCCGAGGTTTTTGGCGGAGGAGGTCGTCGAGGGCGCGCTTGAGCCGCTGGTGTTCGAGCCGGGGCCGTTGCAGACGGCGGACCGCGACGCGTGGGCGCCGCTGTCGGCTGCGGAGATCTTGAACTTGAAGATCGCCGACATCGCGATGGGATCGGCGGCGTTCCTGGTGGCGGCTTGTCGATATCTCGCGGACCGCCTGATCGAGGCGTGGGCGCGGGAGGGGGACGAGGAGGCAAACCGACTCCGGGCCCGACAGACGGGAATCGACACGGACTTGGGCGCGGATGCCGAGGCTGACCCGCTGGTGGTGCGGGCACGCCGGCTCGTGATCGAACACTGTTTGTATGGCGTCGACATCAACCCGTTGGCCGTGGAGATGGCGAAGCTGTCGCTGTGGCTGGTGTCAATGGATAAGGATCGGCCCTTTACGTTCCTGGACGACCGCTTGATTGCGGGGGACTCGCTGCTCGGTGTCGCGTCGATGGAGCAGTTGGAGACGGTCCACATGGATCCGGAGGAGGGGCGGCGCCTTCATCGGGATACCTGGACGGCGTGGACGAAGGGTGCAAGGGAGCGCGTTGCGTCGGTAGCGATCGAGCGTCGCGAGATCGCCGCAATACAGGGTGATGACCTTGACGCCCTGGACGAGAAGCGACGGTTGCTCGATGCTGCCCACGAGCATGTTTCGCGGCTCGACTTGATCGGCGACCTAACAGCCGGGGCCGGGTTGGCTGGTGCTGTGGCTGGTGAGCCGGAACGACGCAAAATGTTCCTGTCAGCGGCTGAGATGGCCAGCAAGATTGCCGACGAACGAGTCAGCGAAACAGATCGAATCGTGCAGGAGGCTCGCCAACGTGCGATCGAGTGGCTGGAGACGGACGCACCCGAGGACGGTCTCGCACGCAAACCGGTGCACTGGCCCTTGGAGTTCCCGGAAGTCTTTGAACAAGGCGGCTTTGACGCGGTGATCGGGAACCCGCCGTTCTTGGGCGGGCAGAAGCTCACCGGGGCGATGGGCGTGGCTTATCGCGAATACCTCGTGCTGGGGCTTGGGCGTGGCCGTCGTGGAAGTGCGGACCTGGTCGCCTACTTCGCGTTGCGTGCGCACCAACTCCTCAACGAGCGAGGGCAGACGGGGCTCATCGCGACGAACACGCTTGCGCAGGGGGATACGCGGGAGGTGGGGCTCGATCAGTTGGTTAACGATGGCGTCGAGATTCGCCAGGCCATCAAGAGCGCGCGCTGGCCATCCAAATCTGCTGTTTTGGAGTATTGCGCGGTGTGGACCAGCAGGGCTCACATGAACGAGTATGCCCCACGCTGTATCGGCGGCGTCTCGGTGATCGGTATTTCATCGTCTCTGCATCCCAAGTCACGGGTGGCTTCTTGGGTCGAAAGGCTCACCGAAAACTCCGGAATTTGCTTTCAGGGAGCAATCATCTTGGGCCTCGGCTTCACTCTTCCTGAGGCGGAGGCACGTGCTTGGATAGCTGAGGATAGAAAATATTCGGATGTTCTATTTCCGTACTTGACCGGCCAAGACATCAACAGTAGTACGACGCACACAAGTGACCGATGGGTGATCAACTTCGGCGATCGCTGTGAGCAAAGTGCAATGCAGTATCCCCGTGCTTATGCGCGGGTGCTCCACCTGGTGAAGCCAGAACGTGAATTGCTCAAGCGTGAGGCGCGGAAGCGCTATTGGTGGAGGTTTGCCGAAGCGGCTTCTGGGCTTTATCGAGCGCTGGGTGGGTTGGGGCGACACATCGTGATCAGTCGCGTCAGCAAGGTCGCTATGCCTGTGATGATCAGAACAGGTCCTGTGCTGAGCGAGCAAGTGGTTGCCTTTGCATCAGATGATCACGCGCTCCTAGCCTTCCTCAGCAGTGCGCCGCACTATTGGTGGGCAATGGGGCGTTCGTCAACGATGAAGGGAGATATGCGGTACGCCCCATCCGACGTATTTGACACTTTGGTGCGGCCAGAGATGACCGTCAAACTTCGGGAACTCGGTGTGCGGCTCGATGAATTCCGCAGCGGAGTGATGGCAGACCGCAAGGTCGGCCTCACCCGTATTTATAATCTCGTGCACGACGCTTCTTGTGTCGATGGAGATATCGAAGAATTGCGTGCCCTTCACTGCGAGATTGACGTCCGAGTTGTTCAAGACTATGGCTGGGATGATCTTGCGGGCAAGCTGATGCACGGTTTTCAGGCGACAGCGCAAGGAGAAAGATATACGATTGGCACGGTGCCGCTTCTGGAAATCACGGATCGTTTGCGCGAGCTGAATCACCAGCGCTATGCCGACGAAGTGGCTCTGGGACTCCACAAGAAGCCGAAGCGGTATGCAGACATGCCGCCGCCGTCAGCTGATCTTGACCGGCGACGCCATGCCCCGCAAACGTCATCGTTCGTCGATGATGGGCTCTTCCCGCCGGAAGACGCGCTCTTTTGAGGGTCGTTGCCCCGGCGCTCTGGCGCCGGGGCAACGGAGCCTAGCCGTTGGCGTGGCGTGCGGTCTCGCCGAGGAAGACTGACCAGGTCGGGGCCTCGAAGCTCAGCATCGGCCCGACCGTCTTCGAGTCTCGCACGTGGGTCGTTCGAGGGGCCGTGGCCACCTCCACACACTCGCCACCGCTGGTCCCGCTGTAGCTGCTCTTGACCCAGGTCAGACGGCTTTGGTCCTCAGGTCGCTCGTCGTTCATACCTCTCCCGCAATGAGTTCGATGAGACGCGTCGACTCCACCTCGTTCAGAGCCTGCGCCCGCAACTTGCCACAGCGTAGGGCGAGCGTGCTGACTCTGACAGGGTCACTCACGATCATGCTTTGGTCTTGTGACTCAAAGTAGGCCACCCTGCGGCGGTCGGTAGTCTCCAGCATGATCATCGGACCGTTCAACCCGACATGGCTGCCATATGAGTTCGGCATGACCTGGATGCTCACGTTGGGCAACTCGCCGATCTTCAACAGCTGGTGCAACTGGCTGCGGAGCACGTCACTGCCGCCGACGGGGCAGCGGAGCACGGACTCACCGATGATGAAGGATAGTTCGACCGTGGGCTTGCGGGTAAGGATGCCCTGTCGCTCCAGTCGGGCCTCAATTCGCTGTTCGACTTGGTCGTCGTCCAACGTCGGACAGTTGCAAGCAAGCAGTGCTCGGGCGCAAGCCTCGGTCTGGAGTAGACCAGGCATCACATGGTTGCCGTACCAGAAGAAGCTGATGGCGTCATGTGAGTTCTGATTGTGTGCATCCCGAAGCCTCGGATATGCCGTGCGACGCGTCTGCCGCCGTCGGTATGCCGCGCGCACCCGGTCTGCCTGGAACCTCACGGCGTCGGCGAGTTCGGCGGGCCTCCTCGGGCGATGCTTTGGCGGGACGTCTCGAAGGTGGCCGATGCGCGCCTGGAATGATGTAACTCGGTGCTATGGGCCCAGCAGTTGGTTGGCGCGGAGGTGGAGTGCGCCGGCGAGTTCGAGGTTGTCGCCGCGGCTGTTGGTCTGCAACAGCATGGTGATGACGGCGAGTTCGGCGAAGCGACCTTCGGGAGTGTTGAGCGTTCCGCCTAGGTGCTCCTGGATGCGCGCGGTCGCTGTCGGGACGAGCAGGCTGTACGTGTGCAGCATCGCCGCGTCGAAGCCGGCGGGAGCCTGGCCCCAGCCTTCCCAGTCGAGGATGAGCAGTTGCGGGGCGGTCAGGTTCGCCCAGTGCAGGTCGCCATGCGCGGTTTCCCACCGAGGGACGGTTGCATCGAAAGCGGTGCCAGGCGCCAGGGGCAGGAACTGCGGCATGGCGCGGTGCAGGTACTCCTGCCGTACGGCGATCCGGTCAGTGGGTGCCTTGGCGATGCCAACGAGCGCCTCCGCGAGCCCGCCCCACCACGCCGTCGACAGGTCGGGGTCGTTGAGCAGGACCGGGCCGTGGGTGGTGACGGGCTGGGCGGCGACGCGATCGTAGAGCTCGGCGCGGTAGGCGTATTCGCCGTTGCCCCAGTCGTGGATCGCACGCAGCGACGGTCGGGGCACCGAGGACGGGAGTTCCTGCTGAGCGGACTCGGGGCCGAGCCACAGCCGGTCATACGCCTTGTCCCGCGCCGCGCAGACCACGCGCAGCCACCCGGGCCCGTGTGCCCCGGTCACCGGCCCGGACAGCGTCCGGCCGCGCCAGCCCCAGAAAGCGGGTTCGTGGTCGATGTGCAGGTCGAGCGCGGACACCGCGCGGGTGAATCCGTCGGTCATGCGGTCGGCGGTTGCGGGGTCAGGGCGCGAATACATCTCGGATGATCTTCCATTGGTCGGGAGTCGGCGCGGAGAATTCAAGCGCCCTGGCGGCATCGTGCCAGTGCTCAACGTTCCTGGTGGACAAGAGGATTCGGGTGACGCCGGGAGTGGTCGCCAGCAGTGCGAGTGCGGCCTGGGCTGCGGTGCCGCCGGGGGCGAGCAGGTCGATCGCGGCGGGCGTGAGCACGGGCAGCACGGCACCACCGTGCAGTGGAGCGGACGCGAAGACGTCCAGTCCTGCTGCGTGCGCTTGGGCAACCGGCCCGCAGCCTGCCCATGCCTGGTCGATGGCTGTGAACTCGATCAAGGACAGGGGCAGTTGGATGGCGTGCAGGTGGTGGCCCGCACCGCCGACGGTGCGGGCCATGGCGAGCAGCGCGTCGATGCTGAGCAGGCCGTCGGAGAAGCCGGACCACGTCGCCACTCCGTAGCCGCCGATGCGTCCGGCGGACGCCTCCTCTTCCAGGACGTCGAACGCGGTCAGCAGCCCGGCCAAGACCGCTCGCGTATCCGGTTGCGCGTCGGCCTCGGGCACCCGGAGCGGGTGTTCGGGGTTGTGGACAAAGACGAGATCCGGCGCGCAGCCGAGTTCGTGACGGCTGTGGGCGACCTGCCGGCGCAGTACCTGCGGGGCGAGGCTGTGCCCGCCGGCGGGGCGGGTGGGCAGCAGCCGCTGGTCCATGATCTCGTTCAGGACGCGGCGCGGCAGGAAGCCGGCCTTGGTGGACACCCGCACCTGTGGATGCTCGGCCAGTACGGGCGCGAGCGCTTGTTCAGCCAGGCCGCCGGCATAGTTCGGGGCGGTATCGATCCACCGGGCCCCGGCCGCGACCGCGATCCTTGCGGAGGCGGTCACGTCCGGGCACCGATGCGTTCCCAGCCCGAGGTCGGCGGTCATGGGGTCGTTCCCGACGCGCAGGCGACCTGTCCTCGAACGAGTTCGCCGAGCACGGACGCGGCTTGGCCGACCGTGATCGACGAGGCGTCGGCGAGTTCGGCGAGTGAGTGGTCCCGGCCGTCCGTCAGCAGCGCCAGGAGCGCGTACGCGGGCGCGGCAAAGGTCCATTCCTGCCCGCCCGCCGTCAGAACAGCCCGGCCCGCCGGGTCGGTGGCGAGCGTGGGGCGGGCCACGATAAGCCGGACCCGCTGCTCGGCGTCGGCAGGGAGATCCGCGACGTGCGGCAGCGAGGGAGCAAACCTCGGCTTCTCGGTCGCGTCCCGAGCGGCAGCGAACCGGTAGACAACGTCGCCTGACGACAACGCCTCGGCCAGGAGTGTACGCAGCGCGGCGGCGAAGTCGTCGCACGCCTGCGCGGTGCCGAAGCGCGGCACGTCCGAACGCAGGACCGGGTGTTCCAGCAGCGACTCCGACAGCCACGCGAGCAGATCGGCGCCGGTTGTGGTGCGCAGTCCGCAGGTCAGGTGCAGCGACCGGCCGTCCTCGGCGGCGACGTCGTGCCACCAGCCGCGTGGCACGTACAGGACGTCGCCTGCGGTCAGTACGAACTCCGCGACCGGTTCGCCCGGCGGCGGATCCGGGAGGGCGACGTCGCGGTGCAGCGGCGCGGTGCGGGTCGGTCCGAACAGCCGCCAGCGCTTGGCTCCGTCCACCTGGACGACGACGGTGTCGTGGTCGTCCCAGTGGACGCCGAACCCCGAGTCCGCAGTCCACGACGCGTACAGGTTCACCTGCACGGTGGTGCGGAACTCCCGTTCCAGCGCGACCGCGAGGCGAGCGATGTGGCCGTCGAGTTCGTCGGCCGCGTCCAGGACCAGCGTGGCCCCTGCGGCGAGCCGCTCGTGCAGGGCGGCGGGTTGGATCTGGTGCCACACCGTGGTGCGGCGCGTCACGACAGGGCGGGTGTACGCGTGTTGGGGGAGCATGTCGCCGCCCACGCACAGCCGCAGACGCGGCTGTTCCAGCCGGTGCCTGGCGAGCACGGTGTTGAGCCGGTCCCAGTCGGCGAGGCCGGCGACCTGGGCGGCGTCGCCCGGTGCCAGGCGGTACGTGCGGCCGAACGCCTGGGCGAGGAAGTCCCCGCCCAGGCGCGCGACCACCGATTCAGCAGCGGTGGTCATGGCGGACGGCCGTCAGTCGTTGGTGTCGGAGACGCCGCTGCTGCCGCCGTCGGACATCTGCTCGGTCCGCGAGCGGGCCGCCAGCACCTGACGACGGGTGACCAGCAGGCCGTCCGCCTCCTCGGTCGCAGCGGTGCGGATTGTCGTGTCGGACATGCGTTTTCCTTTCCCTTGCGTCAGTCGGAGCCGGACGTTGTACCGGCCCCGAGTAAGAGCACTCCCCGGCTGGGGAGCGCCCTCGTCAACCTCGCAGTGCCCGATCTGGGCCGACCAGAGCCGGCAGAAGCAGTGCTGCTCATGGACGGCGCTGTCCTTGAGAAACGGCACGGCTTGCCGTCCTGGTGACCCCGACGTTGCGCATATGCTGAACGCAGGGGTTCCGCTCGGTTGGTTCGACGCTACGCACAGCGACGCGCGCGGAGGACTCACTGCGGGTACGAGTGCCCCGACGACGACTCCTCGGGGGAGGGCGCATGGCGGCTTCCGGAACGGCTCGCAACCAAGGAACACTGACTGGCGGCGGCCCCGACGGTAGAAGCGCCCGATTCGGCCTGGTAGCCGGCTTCGTGTTCAAGCTCGCACGCGAAGACGCATCACTGTCCCAGGAACGCCTCGCCGAGCAGGTCCGCGTCGACAAGGCCACCGTTCAAGGCTGGGAGTCCGGGCGCCGACCCATCGCGGCCGTCCAGACGAGCCGACTGATGGCGCTGCGCAAGCACCTCCTGCGAAACGGCACCGACCCGGCGCTACTGGCCACACTCGACGACGCCATGGAAGCCGACGCGGTCATCGGGCACGCCCTCACCCACCGCCCCGACGTCACGAACATCGACCAACACCCGTTGGGGAGCTGGGTCTTCACCCGCGCCACCACCCACATGATCGCCTGGGCGGTAAACGGCTCCACGCCGGCAGCCCTGACGAAGACGCCCCGGCAATCCGCGCTTCGCCGAGGCCCGGTCCCCCTCGGCCCGATCCTGCCCGCCGCGGAGAAGAGCGCGCTGTTCAGCCATCTGCGCGAGGCTGCCGCCGTCGCCCAACGCGTAGGAGAGCAAGGGGCGTTACTACGGCGCCAAGCCCTGTACCTGTGCAGCTACGACACCGCCGCCGACACGCACGCCTGGCTCGCCGACATGCAGGCCCGTCACCCACGGCGCACCGCCCGCTCCGCACCCGAATGGGCCGGCACCCGCTCCGTCGCCACATCCCTGACCCGCTACGGCGACCGAGACGCCTTGCACGCCTTCATCCAGGCCTGCGCCGACGACGAGACGCATGAAGCAGCCAACCTGGCCTACTGGGCGTACTGGCTGGGCCTGGACGCCCTCCCCCGCGCCGACGACTCCTTCATGTCGGCCCACCGCTCCGACTCCTGGGACGGGCTCTCGCTCCTGCGGCGGCTCGCCGACCGCCTCGACCCCGGACTCGCCTGCATCGACCTCAACATCCACTCGGTGTGGGCACTCATCGCCCTTCGCAAAAGCGTCCTGCACGCCGACCACGACTTCCTCGCAGAACTCGGCCACCGCGTCGACAAACTGGTCGACAGCAGCAGCATCTCCGCCCGAGCGCGGCGCGAACTCGAATCCGTGCACTACGTTCTCAGGGCGAGTGCCCGGTGATGTTGTGGAGGACCAGCCGATGACCGACCCGCGCGACCACGATCGCGGAACCGCCAGCTTCCTCCGCGAGATGGGAGCCCTCAAACACGGCAAGCGCACGGGCTGGTGGATCGTCGGCGTCAAGGACCCCGAGACCATCGCCGAACACTCCTGGCGCACCGCGGTCATCGGCTCCGTCCTCGCGATGATGGAAGGCGCCGACCCCGCACGCGTCGCCCTGCTGTGCACCTTCCACGACTCCCAGGAAACCCGCGTCGGCGACATCCCCTGGGTCGGCCGCCGCTACCTCCAGGCCGCGCCAAACACCCAAGTCACCGCCGACCAACTCGCCGACGCGCACCCGGCCGTCGCGGCCGGCATCGCCGCAGCCGTCGACGAATACGAACGCGGCGAAACCCTCGAAGCCCAGATCGCCCACGACGCCGACCGCCTCGAATGCATGATCCAAGGCCTCGAATACCTCGAACAGGGCTACACCAACGCCCAAGAATGGGTCGACAGCACCCGCGCCAAACTCAAAACCGCGTCCGCGATCGCCCTCGGCAACGCGTCCGAAGGCCTCTCCTCCACCGAATGGCAACGCACTTTCCTGCACCCGTAGTTCGGGACCCACCAGGCCGGCCCCTCCAGGTGCCCGGCGGTCGCCGACTACCTGAATCGCATCGTCTTCATCTGCCTGACGAGCGGGCGCGCGGCAGGGAGCAACCTCACGGACGGC is from Yinghuangia sp. ASG 101 and encodes:
- a CDS encoding Eco57I restriction-modification methylase domain-containing protein codes for the protein MSPRPGSGSRAARGNPGLAAAIAKANDPRQHHLDWLGLVQVTGPFLTLPVLLDHFSPLDSVSADERKRLRAAHTAWQAEAAAQANATASATPKTTEPAEESNARGAWIEYILRELLEWGDALALREGATTRARNAERAEDAVLDRFTVEVPEHQAVLHADFALVEPGAELTAESDVAAAAKRVRVLGMIVPEGTTPTGRAKADAGSGNWPASPADRLAKLLRGHGVDLGVVTDGRWWCLVWAPLGGVTTTVVFDSIGWNEQADRYAVRAWVSLLRRSRFFAVEPERMLVPLLKKSLDNQEEVTDALGVQVRRAVELLVDAIGRADAATVRRGGVGLKAQGVYAEEVYRGAVAVMMRVVFLLFAEERGLLPADNELYAQAYSAGRLCAELEARADAEGESALDYSHAAWHRLIALFHAVYGGVDHPDLHLPAYDGSIFDPTRYWWMEGMPKPGTEADPADPADPVPPLLPIDDRTVLHMLASVQYVTIGGDKKAKSARQLTIEANKRSKKQGERRKLSFRALDVEQIGYVYEGLLSYDGRRAIDTMVGLIGPLGKENEVSLDELEGLAAPFGIGKAADPGVTEDVKGFAKAVVERFKEPKPGIGTVGAIEKALAPMDEVERADAQRQFYAACRDLTVAGRLVPFFGLIRADLRGYPTVMNAGALYVGESPLRKNTGTHYTPRFLAEEVVEGALEPLVFEPGPLQTADRDAWAPLSAAEILNLKIADIAMGSAAFLVAACRYLADRLIEAWAREGDEEANRLRARQTGIDTDLGADAEADPLVVRARRLVIEHCLYGVDINPLAVEMAKLSLWLVSMDKDRPFTFLDDRLIAGDSLLGVASMEQLETVHMDPEEGRRLHRDTWTAWTKGARERVASVAIERREIAAIQGDDLDALDEKRRLLDAAHEHVSRLDLIGDLTAGAGLAGAVAGEPERRKMFLSAAEMASKIADERVSETDRIVQEARQRAIEWLETDAPEDGLARKPVHWPLEFPEVFEQGGFDAVIGNPPFLGGQKLTGAMGVAYREYLVLGLGRGRRGSADLVAYFALRAHQLLNERGQTGLIATNTLAQGDTREVGLDQLVNDGVEIRQAIKSARWPSKSAVLEYCAVWTSRAHMNEYAPRCIGGVSVIGISSSLHPKSRVASWVERLTENSGICFQGAIILGLGFTLPEAEARAWIAEDRKYSDVLFPYLTGQDINSSTTHTSDRWVINFGDRCEQSAMQYPRAYARVLHLVKPERELLKREARKRYWWRFAEAASGLYRALGGLGRHIVISRVSKVAMPVMIRTGPVLSEQVVAFASDDHALLAFLSSAPHYWWAMGRSSTMKGDMRYAPSDVFDTLVRPEMTVKLRELGVRLDEFRSGVMADRKVGLTRIYNLVHDASCVDGDIEELRALHCEIDVRVVQDYGWDDLAGKLMHGFQATAQGERYTIGTVPLLEITDRLRELNHQRYADEVALGLHKKPKRYADMPPPSADLDRRRHAPQTSSFVDDGLFPPEDALF
- a CDS encoding DUF397 domain-containing protein, whose protein sequence is MNDERPEDQSRLTWVKSSYSGTSGGECVEVATAPRTTHVRDSKTVGPMLSFEAPTWSVFLGETARHANG
- a CDS encoding DUF5753 domain-containing protein, translated to MRFQADRVRAAYRRRQTRRTAYPRLRDAHNQNSHDAISFFWYGNHVMPGLLQTEACARALLACNCPTLDDDQVEQRIEARLERQGILTRKPTVELSFIIGESVLRCPVGGSDVLRSQLHQLLKIGELPNVSIQVMPNSYGSHVGLNGPMIMLETTDRRRVAYFESQDQSMIVSDPVRVSTLALRCGKLRAQALNEVESTRLIELIAGEV
- a CDS encoding aldo/keto reductase yields the protein MTASARIAVAAGARWIDTAPNYAGGLAEQALAPVLAEHPQVRVSTKAGFLPRRVLNEIMDQRLLPTRPAGGHSLAPQVLRRQVAHSRHELGCAPDLVFVHNPEHPLRVPEADAQPDTRAVLAGLLTAFDVLEEEASAGRIGGYGVATWSGFSDGLLSIDALLAMARTVGGAGHHLHAIQLPLSLIEFTAIDQAWAGCGPVAQAHAAGLDVFASAPLHGGAVLPVLTPAAIDLLAPGGTAAQAALALLATTPGVTRILLSTRNVEHWHDAARALEFSAPTPDQWKIIRDVFAP
- a CDS encoding cupin domain-containing protein translates to MTTAAESVVARLGGDFLAQAFGRTYRLAPGDAAQVAGLADWDRLNTVLARHRLEQPRLRLCVGGDMLPQHAYTRPVVTRRTTVWHQIQPAALHERLAAGATLVLDAADELDGHIARLAVALEREFRTTVQVNLYASWTADSGFGVHWDDHDTVVVQVDGAKRWRLFGPTRTAPLHRDVALPDPPPGEPVAEFVLTAGDVLYVPRGWWHDVAAEDGRSLHLTCGLRTTTGADLLAWLSESLLEHPVLRSDVPRFGTAQACDDFAAALRTLLAEALSSGDVVYRFAAARDATEKPRFAPSLPHVADLPADAEQRVRLIVARPTLATDPAGRAVLTAGGQEWTFAAPAYALLALLTDGRDHSLAELADASSITVGQAASVLGELVRGQVACASGTTP
- a CDS encoding helix-turn-helix domain-containing protein, with translation MFKLAREDASLSQERLAEQVRVDKATVQGWESGRRPIAAVQTSRLMALRKHLLRNGTDPALLATLDDAMEADAVIGHALTHRPDVTNIDQHPLGSWVFTRATTHMIAWAVNGSTPAALTKTPRQSALRRGPVPLGPILPAAEKSALFSHLREAAAVAQRVGEQGALLRRQALYLCSYDTAADTHAWLADMQARHPRRTARSAPEWAGTRSVATSLTRYGDRDALHAFIQACADDETHEAANLAYWAYWLGLDALPRADDSFMSAHRSDSWDGLSLLRRLADRLDPGLACIDLNIHSVWALIALRKSVLHADHDFLAELGHRVDKLVDSSSISARARRELESVHYVLRASAR
- a CDS encoding HD domain-containing protein is translated as MTDPRDHDRGTASFLREMGALKHGKRTGWWIVGVKDPETIAEHSWRTAVIGSVLAMMEGADPARVALLCTFHDSQETRVGDIPWVGRRYLQAAPNTQVTADQLADAHPAVAAGIAAAVDEYERGETLEAQIAHDADRLECMIQGLEYLEQGYTNAQEWVDSTRAKLKTASAIALGNASEGLSSTEWQRTFLHP